From one Synechocystis sp. PCC 6803 substr. PCC-P genomic stretch:
- a CDS encoding acetate/propionate family kinase, with protein MKFLILNAGSSSQKSCLYELTGDRLPETIPEPLWEAFIDWTVLANQGRLTVETAGQKQVIILETGDRQQGIARMLDTLVTGDDAVLKSLAEIDLVGHRVVHGGTDHAEATLITPEVQQAIADLIPLAPAHNPAHLEGIEAISALLVLGEVPQIAVFDTAFHRTIPTPAAEYPIPQAWTNLGIRRYGFHGTSHKYCAQKTAEILGKPLADLKLITCHIGNGASLTAIKNGVSIDTTMGFTPLEGLMMGARSGSIDPAILLFLQETQGLTPAEINTTLNKKSGLLGVSGLSADLRTILQAKAEGNEQAQLAYVMYIHRFRSCLGQMIASLEGLDTLVFTAGVGENAATVRADVCQAFEFLGLKLDPELNNRSPRDTVISHSDSLVTVLIVHTEEDWAIAQDCWHWWHSQGQRKQS; from the coding sequence ATGAAATTCCTGATTCTCAATGCCGGTTCCAGCAGTCAAAAAAGTTGTCTTTATGAGCTGACTGGCGATCGCCTACCGGAGACGATACCGGAGCCCTTATGGGAGGCTTTCATTGATTGGACGGTGTTGGCAAATCAGGGGCGGTTAACGGTGGAAACTGCTGGCCAAAAACAAGTGATCATTCTGGAAACTGGCGATCGCCAACAAGGTATAGCCCGAATGTTGGACACCCTGGTAACGGGGGATGATGCAGTGTTGAAAAGTTTGGCAGAGATTGACCTGGTGGGCCATCGAGTGGTCCATGGAGGAACGGATCATGCCGAAGCCACTTTGATCACGCCGGAAGTGCAACAGGCCATTGCAGACTTAATTCCCCTGGCTCCAGCCCATAATCCTGCTCACCTAGAGGGCATTGAAGCAATCAGCGCACTGTTGGTGTTGGGGGAAGTGCCCCAGATCGCTGTGTTCGACACGGCTTTTCACCGCACCATTCCCACCCCTGCTGCCGAATATCCCATTCCTCAAGCCTGGACTAATTTAGGCATCCGTCGCTATGGGTTCCACGGCACTAGCCACAAATATTGTGCCCAGAAAACTGCGGAAATTTTAGGTAAACCTTTGGCGGATTTAAAACTCATCACCTGCCACATTGGTAACGGTGCCTCCCTAACGGCGATTAAAAATGGGGTCAGCATTGATACCACTATGGGCTTCACTCCCCTAGAAGGCTTGATGATGGGGGCCCGGAGCGGTTCCATTGACCCGGCAATTCTACTTTTTTTGCAAGAAACCCAAGGGTTAACCCCGGCGGAAATTAACACCACCCTCAATAAAAAATCCGGTTTGCTCGGAGTCTCTGGGCTGTCGGCGGATCTTCGTACCATTTTGCAGGCCAAAGCAGAGGGTAATGAACAAGCTCAATTGGCTTATGTCATGTATATCCATCGCTTCCGGAGTTGTTTGGGGCAAATGATTGCTTCCTTGGAAGGTTTGGATACGTTGGTGTTTACCGCCGGGGTGGGGGAAAATGCCGCCACTGTGCGGGCAGATGTTTGCCAAGCTTTTGAATTTCTAGGTTTAAAACTTGATCCAGAGTTGAATAACCGATCGCCAAGGGATACTGTCATTTCTCACTCCGACTCCTTGGTGACGGTGTTGATTGTCCACACCGAAGAAGATTGGGCGATCGCCCAGGATTGTTGGCACTGGTGGCATAGCCAGGGACAGAGAAAGCAATCGTAA
- a CDS encoding dienelactone hydrolase family protein → MTVDIKTTLVTIPNQNLQIAGYLAEPVAVGQYPVVIVIQEIFGVNSHIRDVTERVAKEGYVAIAPAIYQRQAPGFEEGYTPEGIEAGRKLKDQTSSAEILSDLEATIAYAQTLPNVKPEEVGLIGFCFGGWIVYLGASLPTVKATASFYGAGIPHWAPGTAEPPITYTDKIQGTLYAFFGLEDTSIPMADTEQIEQALTKYQVNHKIFRYPGADHGFFCDQRASYNAEAAADAWQKVKQLFQTELK, encoded by the coding sequence ATGACTGTTGACATCAAGACCACCTTGGTCACCATTCCCAACCAAAATTTGCAAATTGCAGGCTATTTGGCCGAGCCGGTGGCCGTGGGTCAATATCCCGTGGTGATTGTGATTCAGGAAATTTTTGGAGTTAATAGCCATATCCGGGACGTGACAGAACGGGTGGCTAAAGAAGGTTACGTGGCGATCGCCCCGGCCATTTATCAACGGCAAGCGCCAGGTTTTGAAGAGGGTTATACCCCAGAAGGTATTGAAGCGGGTAGAAAGCTCAAAGATCAGACTAGTAGTGCAGAAATTTTGAGCGATCTGGAAGCCACCATTGCCTACGCCCAAACTTTACCCAACGTTAAACCGGAAGAAGTAGGATTAATTGGTTTTTGTTTTGGTGGTTGGATTGTCTATTTAGGGGCTAGTTTACCCACAGTCAAGGCCACGGCTTCCTTTTACGGCGCGGGTATTCCCCATTGGGCTCCAGGGACAGCGGAACCGCCCATTACCTATACCGATAAAATTCAGGGCACTTTATACGCCTTCTTCGGCTTGGAAGATACCAGCATTCCCATGGCAGATACGGAGCAGATTGAACAGGCTTTAACCAAGTATCAGGTGAACCATAAAATTTTCCGTTACCCAGGCGCAGACCATGGCTTTTTCTGTGACCAAAGGGCTAGCTATAACGCCGAAGCGGCCGCCGATGCTTGGCAAAAAGTGAAACAACTTTTCCAAACCGAATTGAAATGA
- a CDS encoding GAF domain-containing protein, producing MSIYDPNPDQSLARIDALEKELANLKASHNTLDIQNKILKGFISLTNVSAGRMLIKATLQKTMEASIHQTGAQLGSLFLLDGDGRVTESILARGATDQSQKKNIVGQVLDKGLAGWVRENKRTGLINDTTKDYRWLKLPDEPYQALSALGVPIVWGDELLGILTLMHSQVNHFTPACATAMEKTAELIALVLNNARIQTKHKQNETLIQQEDDLLNQAILWFPSIIFILDNQGVLLKCGGKYLAQIGLDPKESIGKSIYYLLPEANELKSLTSHALANNIIESVSVQMERVDHGTWFYDAWFSPILDNHGQVSNVVCMLLPA from the coding sequence ATGAGTATCTACGATCCCAACCCAGATCAGTCTCTAGCCAGAATCGACGCCCTAGAGAAGGAGTTGGCCAACCTCAAAGCCAGTCATAACACCCTGGACATCCAAAATAAAATTCTGAAAGGCTTTATCTCCCTCACCAACGTCTCGGCGGGGCGGATGTTAATTAAGGCCACGTTGCAAAAAACCATGGAAGCCTCCATTCACCAAACGGGGGCCCAATTGGGCAGTCTTTTCTTACTAGATGGGGACGGCAGGGTCACGGAGAGTATTTTAGCCAGGGGAGCCACCGACCAAAGCCAGAAAAAGAATATTGTCGGCCAAGTGCTGGACAAGGGGCTAGCGGGTTGGGTCAGGGAAAATAAAAGAACTGGTCTCATCAACGACACCACCAAGGATTACCGTTGGCTAAAACTGCCCGACGAACCTTACCAGGCCCTGTCCGCCCTGGGGGTCCCTATTGTTTGGGGGGACGAACTGTTGGGGATTTTGACTCTGATGCATTCCCAGGTGAATCATTTCACCCCGGCCTGTGCCACTGCCATGGAAAAAACGGCAGAATTAATTGCTCTAGTCTTGAACAATGCTCGCATTCAAACCAAGCATAAGCAAAATGAAACTCTGATTCAACAGGAAGACGACTTATTAAACCAAGCTATTCTCTGGTTTCCCAGTATAATTTTTATCCTAGATAACCAGGGAGTATTGCTCAAATGTGGGGGCAAATATTTAGCCCAGATTGGTCTTGACCCTAAGGAAAGCATTGGTAAATCAATTTATTATTTATTACCTGAGGCTAATGAACTAAAAAGCCTGACCAGCCATGCCCTAGCTAACAACATTATTGAGTCTGTGAGCGTGCAGATGGAACGAGTCGACCACGGCACTTGGTTCTATGATGCTTGGTTTTCTCCTATCCTAGATAACCATGGCCAGGTTTCTAATGTTGTTTGTATGCTTTTACCAGCCTAA
- a CDS encoding type II toxin-antitoxin system VapC family toxin, with the protein MKSTVYIETSVISYLAARPSRDVVAAGHQQVSYEWWDTERTKFSLYTSTLVLREASSGNPEAASARLEWLQGIPVIAITQEAEALSEYLIQRAALPQKAVADALHIATAAYHQLNFLLTWNCKHIANAAKRHRIECACREFGFESPILCTPEELLGVNSDVE; encoded by the coding sequence ATGAAAAGTACGGTTTACATTGAAACTAGTGTGATTAGCTATCTTGCGGCTCGTCCCAGTCGGGATGTCGTTGCGGCTGGACATCAACAGGTCAGCTACGAATGGTGGGATACAGAGCGCACGAAGTTTTCCCTTTACACTTCAACTCTAGTCCTTCGGGAGGCCAGTAGCGGTAACCCAGAGGCCGCATCAGCCCGTTTAGAATGGTTGCAGGGGATTCCCGTTATTGCTATCACCCAAGAGGCTGAGGCTCTTTCTGAATATCTTATTCAAAGAGCAGCCCTTCCCCAGAAAGCAGTGGCAGACGCATTACATATTGCAACGGCGGCTTATCACCAACTTAATTTTTTGCTTACTTGGAATTGTAAGCACATTGCCAACGCAGCTAAACGTCACCGTATTGAATGTGCCTGCCGAGAATTTGGCTTTGAGTCCCCTATCCTTTGTACCCCCGAGGAATTACTCGGAGTTAATTCTGATGTGGAATGA
- the trmB gene encoding tRNA (guanosine(46)-N7)-methyltransferase TrmB — translation MARVRIRQHVNPLSEKYRQVLACPDWATVYDDVQRPLHLDIGCARGRFPLKMAQQHPDWNFLGVEIRQPLVLEANETGDRLGLKNLHYLFGNINVEPEKFFSAFPPTLQRVSIQFPDPWFKQRHNKRRVAQPELVTAIANALPPGGEVLLQSDVEPVAQDMRDRFAENDNFVFTHDTPWLAENPLGVPTEREIACFNLQRPVYRCLLQRTP, via the coding sequence TTGGCTAGAGTCCGCATCCGCCAACACGTCAACCCCCTCAGTGAAAAATATCGGCAGGTGTTGGCCTGTCCCGATTGGGCCACCGTTTATGACGATGTCCAACGACCATTGCATCTAGATATTGGCTGTGCCCGGGGTCGCTTTCCCCTCAAAATGGCTCAACAACACCCCGACTGGAATTTTTTAGGGGTGGAAATCCGTCAACCCTTGGTGCTAGAGGCCAACGAAACCGGCGATCGTCTGGGGTTAAAAAATCTCCATTACCTGTTTGGCAACATCAATGTGGAGCCAGAAAAATTCTTTTCCGCCTTTCCCCCCACTCTGCAACGGGTCAGCATCCAATTTCCCGATCCCTGGTTTAAGCAACGACATAATAAACGCCGAGTGGCCCAACCAGAACTAGTGACGGCGATCGCCAACGCATTGCCTCCAGGAGGGGAAGTTTTACTGCAATCGGATGTGGAGCCCGTGGCCCAGGATATGAGGGACCGTTTTGCCGAAAATGACAATTTTGTTTTTACCCATGACACCCCTTGGTTGGCAGAAAATCCACTGGGGGTACCCACAGAAAGGGAAATTGCCTGTTTTAATTTGCAACGTCCGGTGTATCGCTGTTTATTGCAACGAACTCCCTAG
- a CDS encoding lipid-A-disaccharide synthase-related protein: MKILFISNGHGEDLNAGLIIDALQRRSPEFELFALPLVGEGKAYQNRGISIIAPTQPLPSGGIIYTGFLTWWRDIVGGLVGLTIKQIKALLKQKHQFDLIVAIGDIVPLAFARLSGKPYLSFLVANSSYYEGRLSLPFTVTWCLKSRHCLGAIAKDNFTAQDLSQRGINIRWLGYPIMDALQPTGQQLRRDSKTLIALLPGSRVPEAVHNLAQLLPLCGAIAQEKAVDFWAALVPAVTVEHLQNLAREHGWQYHGDRLEKDNCTIHCSWDQFADILHQADLVLGMAGTAVEQAVGLGKPVLQIPGHGPQFTYGFAEAQMRLLGCSVTTVGKNPQEANLISQASQKALAILADQHYQQRCRHNGQERIGSPGGSLAIANHIAATAKTLADKG; the protein is encoded by the coding sequence GTGAAGATTCTTTTCATTAGCAACGGCCACGGAGAAGACCTCAACGCTGGCCTGATCATCGATGCCCTGCAACGGCGATCACCAGAATTTGAGTTATTTGCTCTGCCCTTGGTGGGGGAAGGTAAAGCCTATCAAAATAGGGGAATTAGCATCATTGCGCCTACCCAACCTTTACCCTCGGGAGGGATCATTTACACTGGCTTTTTAACCTGGTGGCGGGACATTGTTGGGGGTTTAGTGGGTCTAACTATTAAGCAAATTAAGGCCCTACTCAAACAAAAACATCAGTTTGACCTGATTGTGGCGATCGGGGACATTGTGCCCCTGGCTTTCGCCCGTCTAAGTGGGAAACCCTACCTAAGTTTTTTGGTGGCCAATTCCAGTTACTACGAAGGCCGGTTGTCCCTACCCTTTACCGTGACCTGGTGTTTAAAATCTCGTCATTGCCTAGGGGCGATCGCCAAAGATAATTTTACTGCCCAAGATTTAAGTCAACGGGGCATCAACATCCGCTGGTTGGGCTATCCCATTATGGACGCTTTACAACCGACGGGACAGCAGCTACGACGGGACAGCAAAACTCTCATTGCCCTTTTGCCCGGTAGCCGGGTGCCGGAAGCGGTACATAATTTGGCTCAATTATTGCCCTTGTGTGGAGCCATTGCCCAGGAAAAAGCAGTGGATTTTTGGGCTGCCCTCGTGCCGGCAGTGACGGTGGAACATTTACAAAACCTAGCAAGGGAGCATGGTTGGCAATACCACGGCGATCGCCTGGAAAAAGATAATTGCACCATTCATTGCTCCTGGGATCAATTTGCTGACATTTTGCACCAAGCGGATTTAGTGTTGGGTATGGCGGGGACCGCGGTGGAGCAGGCCGTGGGTTTAGGCAAGCCAGTGTTGCAAATCCCTGGTCATGGTCCCCAATTTACCTATGGTTTTGCCGAAGCTCAAATGCGATTATTGGGCTGTTCCGTCACCACCGTCGGCAAAAATCCCCAGGAAGCTAATTTAATCAGTCAAGCTAGTCAGAAAGCGCTGGCAATTCTGGCGGATCAACATTATCAGCAACGCTGTCGGCACAATGGACAAGAGCGCATTGGCTCCCCCGGTGGTTCCCTGGCGATCGCCAACCACATTGCCGCAACTGCCAAAACTTTGGCTGACAAGGGGTAG
- the cydB gene encoding cytochrome d ubiquinol oxidase subunit II: MEPLEPLQHFLPQVWFFILGLFLFLYVLLDGFDLGVGILSLTASSEERRSILMTSLGNVWDANETWLVLMGGSLFGAFPLAYATILNALYLPAVIMVVGLILRAVSFEFRENANRKLVWNIAFGVGSFLAALGQGFALGSVFEGITVDAQGHFAGTMWDWLTWRSVIVALTLIQGYVLIGSTYLILKTEGELQKTYFKTAAIATWTTLAGAVFITISTPAFSEEARAQLFTAPLVYIFAAIPLVGLLFIGLLLRSLYLREENTPIIWTFLVFSLSFIGLGFIIFPNIIPPSVTIYEAAAAPSSLVFMLTFIGFLIPILLFYNIYNYLVFRGKIVTD; encoded by the coding sequence ATGGAACCGTTAGAACCGCTACAACATTTTCTGCCCCAGGTTTGGTTTTTCATTTTGGGGTTATTTCTCTTTCTCTATGTCCTGTTGGATGGGTTTGATCTGGGGGTGGGGATTTTGTCCCTTACGGCTTCCAGCGAAGAACGGCGCAGTATTCTGATGACCAGTTTGGGTAATGTTTGGGATGCCAACGAAACCTGGTTAGTTTTAATGGGCGGCTCTTTATTTGGGGCTTTTCCCCTGGCCTACGCCACCATTTTGAATGCTCTCTATTTACCGGCGGTGATTATGGTGGTGGGGTTAATTCTCCGGGCAGTGTCCTTTGAGTTTCGGGAAAATGCTAATCGTAAATTAGTCTGGAACATCGCCTTTGGGGTCGGTAGTTTCCTCGCCGCCCTAGGTCAAGGTTTTGCCCTTGGCAGTGTGTTTGAAGGCATTACCGTCGATGCCCAGGGACATTTTGCCGGCACCATGTGGGATTGGCTGACTTGGCGATCGGTCATTGTGGCCCTTACCCTCATCCAGGGTTATGTGTTGATCGGCTCCACCTATCTCATTTTGAAGACGGAAGGAGAATTGCAAAAAACCTATTTCAAGACGGCGGCGATCGCCACTTGGACCACTTTGGCGGGGGCGGTGTTTATTACCATTAGCACTCCAGCTTTTTCCGAAGAGGCCAGGGCCCAATTGTTTACCGCTCCGTTGGTGTACATTTTTGCCGCCATTCCCCTGGTGGGCTTACTGTTCATTGGCCTACTGTTGCGGAGTTTGTATCTGCGGGAAGAAAATACCCCGATTATCTGGACATTTTTAGTCTTTTCCCTTTCCTTTATTGGTTTGGGTTTCATTATTTTCCCCAACATCATTCCCCCCAGCGTCACTATTTATGAAGCGGCGGCGGCCCCCAGTTCCCTAGTGTTTATGCTGACTTTCATTGGTTTCCTGATCCCGATCCTGTTGTTCTACAACATCTACAATTACTTAGTTTTCCGGGGCAAAATTGTCACCGACTAG
- a CDS encoding cytochrome ubiquinol oxidase subunit I — translation MQDFLSNTVALSRLQFAVTAIFHMLWPVLTTGMGIYLVIIEGLWLKTRNLDYYHHARFWARLYVLNFGIGVATGLPMAFQFGLNWAPFSESVGDFFGTVLGFEGTMAFMLEASFLGIMLFGWDRVPPLIHYLATILVAIGANLSTFWILSANSWLQTPAGGIFVDGKFVVQDYFAAIANPFMVNSFLHMFFATLETSMFVIGGISAWCILTGRQPQFFARSLQVILVVVMAVAPLQIFIGHLSAEQVSVHQPAKLAAMEALWETVPAKTPAAWSVVALPNDKAEKNDWELSIPGALSYILELKPQLDKPIQGLKDWAPVDRPRMVGLIYYSFRIMVAIGLFFAALMAVTVLQWLRGKLKPEIISQQKWLLRAWVFAAPLGYLAVETGWIVRCVGRQPWIVYGEMRTAESASNLPPGEILFSLTGLSVMYIVFLIATLYFGSRIIRNGPDLTLPAPRGSEASLWGTVTKHETNRRPAEIAEVKE, via the coding sequence ATGCAGGATTTTTTGAGTAACACAGTGGCGTTGTCGCGGCTACAATTTGCCGTCACTGCCATTTTCCATATGCTTTGGCCGGTATTAACCACTGGTATGGGCATTTATTTAGTAATTATTGAAGGATTATGGCTGAAAACTCGTAATTTAGACTATTATCACCATGCTCGCTTTTGGGCTCGGCTCTACGTTTTAAATTTCGGTATTGGAGTAGCTACCGGTTTGCCCATGGCCTTTCAATTCGGTCTAAACTGGGCTCCTTTTTCGGAATCCGTAGGGGACTTCTTCGGCACAGTGCTGGGCTTTGAGGGCACCATGGCCTTTATGCTCGAAGCCAGTTTTTTAGGCATTATGCTATTTGGTTGGGACCGGGTTCCGCCCTTAATTCATTACCTCGCCACCATTTTGGTAGCCATTGGAGCAAATCTTTCCACCTTTTGGATTCTTTCGGCTAATTCCTGGTTACAGACCCCCGCTGGGGGCATTTTTGTCGATGGAAAATTTGTGGTGCAGGACTATTTTGCGGCGATCGCCAATCCGTTTATGGTTAATAGTTTCCTGCACATGTTCTTTGCCACTTTAGAAACCTCTATGTTTGTCATTGGGGGTATCAGTGCTTGGTGTATTCTCACCGGTCGTCAACCGCAATTTTTTGCCCGCTCTTTGCAGGTAATTTTAGTGGTGGTGATGGCGGTGGCCCCTCTGCAAATTTTCATTGGTCATTTGAGTGCGGAACAAGTATCAGTGCATCAACCGGCTAAACTTGCGGCCATGGAAGCTCTCTGGGAAACGGTGCCAGCCAAAACCCCCGCGGCTTGGAGTGTGGTGGCTTTACCCAACGATAAAGCAGAAAAAAATGACTGGGAACTGAGCATTCCCGGCGCATTGAGCTACATTTTGGAACTTAAACCCCAACTGGATAAACCCATTCAAGGCCTGAAAGATTGGGCCCCGGTTGATCGCCCGAGGATGGTGGGCTTAATTTACTATTCTTTCCGCATTATGGTGGCCATTGGACTCTTTTTTGCCGCTCTCATGGCCGTGACAGTACTGCAATGGTTGCGGGGGAAATTGAAACCGGAAATTATCAGCCAACAAAAATGGCTACTGCGGGCTTGGGTCTTTGCCGCTCCGTTGGGTTATTTAGCAGTGGAAACGGGCTGGATTGTTCGTTGTGTGGGGCGACAACCCTGGATCGTTTACGGAGAGATGCGGACAGCAGAATCGGCCTCCAACCTGCCCCCCGGTGAAATTCTTTTTTCCCTAACCGGGTTGAGTGTAATGTATATCGTCTTTTTAATTGCCACTCTCTATTTCGGCAGTCGCATTATCCGCAATGGGCCGGATTTAACCTTGCCTGCTCCCCGAGGTTCCGAAGCTTCCCTTTGGGGCACTGTGACCAAGCATGAAACCAACCGCCGTCCCGCTGAAATTGCTGAAGTTAAGGAGTAA